The Paenibacillus mucilaginosus 3016 genome includes the window GTATACGAAAGGGATCATATTTGTTTTCGAAACGTGTCCATTATGGCCCCACACCATTGTTTTTCCTACATGTTCTTCTGTCCACTTCGCATTTTCATACATGGAAATATCGTGTTTCAAATAAAAATCTTTCGGGTTATCGGGATATGAAGCTGCCATTGTCGTAAATTGCTCGATAATACGAGCATTTTGTTTGATCCATGCGAACTCTTGGGATTTTCCATTCAGTTTACTTTTATTTTGTTCTAATAAAGTGCTGATTTGTTTCGCATCTGAAACATATTGCTCTTTATTTTCTTTCGTTAGGCCGCCAAAGGTATCTATATCCTTTGTTACAGGAATAAGGCCCTCCATCTTTTTTTCGAAACGGGTTACAAGTTTTGGATTATGTTTCTTTACATACTCTATGATATTGTTATACACATTTTCGTTTACTGTTTGTATATCCATCCCGATGATCCGTATTTTGGATTTATGCTTTGGATCAGCATTATATTGGCGTATCCATTGAAGTAGATCTATGATTTCTTTCGTGTTAAATACAGGCGATAGATACTGGCTCGGGTCCCCTTTACCCGTAAGAACATAGCGATCGAGTCCCAATGCTCTGTCCCATCCCTCTTCTAACACTAAGGCGTTAAAGCCCATTCCAAGTACCAAATAATTAACAATGCGATGTTTCATTGTAAAAACTTCATGAGCTCCATGCATCGCTTCACCGATACCAACAATTGCAGCTGATCCTACCATATCCTTAAGCGGACTTAAATCATGAAGAGATGCGGTTGGATCCGTTGTTTTTAATGGCACTGCATGCTCTTCTAACCATTTTATCTGTTCGGCTGTTTGATTTGTGTTGTAGGGAGCTGTAACAGTAGCTTCTGCTTTCGAAGCTGCATTGGTACTTCCTGTAAAACTAGTCAGTGTAATCATCGAAGCAGCAATTGCGATAACCATTTTCTTTTTCATAACATCCTCCTTAAATAGTTCCCAATACTCTCAGTAAGTCCCGGCCGGCACAGCCGGACGCACGCGATGCGAAGCGTGCGCAGCGAGAAAGCTGCGTTGTCCAGGCTACCGGTTTAGCTCCCTAATCATGCTGCGTGTGTAACCTCCGATTTTTTTCGCCAAACCATCAGCCAGCTTGGAGCTTATTGCTGCAAGCACCACTCCCACGGCCATGAAAAGAAGGGATTCCGCAAACGTGTCGACCTCCATGAAAATGAAATTCATCTTGACGTGCCGATACAACACTGGTGCCAACAGGCAAGCAAGGGGGGTTACATAGATTACGGCCGCACAGACGAGACTAACGAGTCCAATCAGAAATTTTCGCATTAACCAAAAGACGGCGTACCAGTTGCGGCGGTCCGTAAGTTCTAATTTGGATTGAGCCCAGACCGATGCACCTGTTGTTACTTTACTCTCGTAAGGCTCTGTCGTTATATCGGTATACAATTTTGTCTGCGTCCGTTCGAATTGGATGAACGTTGTAGTCGTTCGCAATACGCGTGTAACCAGGGGAATGCCGATTACTGTAAATGAAAGACTTAAACTGAACGACAAAGCCACCATGTAAAAGCAAAAGTAAAAAAATCCTGTAACGAAAGTGAACAATAAAAAATAACCATTCTGGATGAAACCTGATTTCATGAGGTTCATCGCTCCTCTCCGTGTCATATCCGCATCGTACGGCTTATTGCGTCAACCCTGCCAGTGTAAAAATGTCATATGACATTATTAAACGAAGGACCTGCTGCCAGTCGAAAGAAAACCACAAGGAGGGAGGCAGGCACCGATCGGGCGCTGGGCGAATATCATGGATCACGAGAATGGAAAGGGGAGTGGTTTGACGAATGCCGTCCATTGTGGGGAATGTCAAAGTCGACAGCGTCGGACCCAGCTCTACGGTACACATCGGAGATGCCGTGTGCATCATCTTGTCGAGTGCGTCCAAAAATTACGGGGGAGCGAATTCCTTCTCTCCTGGAGACAGCTACGGCAGCGTCAGCAACAACCAGAATAACCGGGTAGTGACGTATGATCCCGATGTCGTCGATAACAGCGGCTAAAGGGACCCCGGCTGCAAAATACAAGAAAACATCCCTCAGGGCACGCTGCCGTGTCCGGAGGGATGTTTGGGGTTCGTTCTGCGTTCTACGTCCTACGTCCGCTTGAACTTGAAGATGGAAATAACGGTCAATGCCGCAAGCACGACAAGCGAGGCCGTGATACTGATGCGGTTGCCTTCGTCCAGTACGAAGAGCAGGGCAATGATGCCAAGAGCCGCCGTAGTGAATAGGGTGATATACGGGAAAGCCCAGATTTTGAAGCTCGGATTCGTCGGATACGAACGGCGCAGCTTGAGCTGGGCCAGGCAGATCGCGATCCAGACGAGCGATACGACAAAGCCCGGGAAGGCCATCAGCAGCCCGAAGACCTGGTCCTGCGCCACGTAAGCGATCATGGAGCCGGAGACCAGGGCCGCCGCGGTGAGGGCCAGGCTGTAGACCGGCACGCCCTTGTCCGATACCTTCGCGAAGGCGCGCGGCGCCTCCCCTTCGGCAGCCAGGGAATGCAGCATCCGTGTACAGCCGTAGATGCCGGAGTTCGCCGCCGACAGGACGGCGATGATCAGGATGAAGTTCATGACATGGGCCGACCCCTGCAGGCCGGAGATCGACAGCACCTGGACGAAGGGGCTCGATTGGTCACTGAGCTCATTCCAAGGAATCAGACCGCAGATCACCAGGATCGGAAGCGTATAGAACAGGATGATTCTCCAGACAAAGTTCTTGATGACCTTCGGCAGGACGCGCTCCGCATCCTTGGCTTCCGTGACCGACACGCCGATGAGCTCCGAGCCGCCGAAGGAGAACATCACGATCAGCAGAGCGGAGAAGATCGACGCCACCCCGTTCGGGAAGAAGCCGCCGTGCTCTGTGAAGTTGCTCCAATAGTCGGTTTGGCCGCTTGGAATGACGCCGAACAGGATGCAGCCGCCCAGAACGATGAACACGATGATCATCGCAATCTTGAGGCCGGCGAACCAGAATTCGAATTCACCGTAATGCTTGACATTCATCAGGTTCACTCCGATGAGGAATGCGGTACAGCCGAGGCTGAGCAGCCAGATCGGAATCTGCGGGAGCCAGTACTGCAGGAAGCTCCCCGCCACGACCACTTCAATCACGCATACCGCCAGCCAGAGCAGACAGTAGAGCCAACCGATGACAAACGAGGCGCGGCTGCCGAAGGCCTTGAGGACAAAGCCCTTGATATTGGTGTTCGGATAGACGATCGCCATCTCGGCAATCGCTCCCATGACCACAAGCAGCAGCAGGCCAGCAAATACATAAGCCAGGACCACACCCGGTCCGGCGAGGGAAACGGTTTCGGCACTGCCCTTGAAGATGCCGGTGCCGATCGCGCCGCCCATGGCCATCATGCTGATGTGCCTGGGCAGCAGCTTCTTTTGAAGTTCTCCATTCGTTGCCACGATGATTATTCAGCCACCCTTGGTATGAAAATATTTCCATGTCGTGCCCTTGTTTGGCCCCTGCGCCAACAAGTTCCGACACTGAATTCTAACAAATTCTGAGGAAAGTGGAAAGGTGGAAAAGGTGGTTAATTTACAGTTGGTTGATAATGTAAGGAAAGTCGTCTTTCGGGGCAGATGACGCTCGTACGGTGCGGGGCCATCCCCAACAAGAGGGCCGGCAGGAAAATCCTTGAGAACCGTTCACTGAATATGCTATACCTGTACAAGGAGCACAGAAGTGCAACATATGATGAAAGCGATTGCAAAAAAGGGGGATCAAGCATGCTGCAGATCCTGATCGTGGACGACGAAGCGATAGAGCGGGACGGCATCAAGTTCCTCATCCGCAAGTTCGGGCTGGAGCTGGCGGTACTGGAGGCGGAGAACGGCGAAGAGGCGCTGGAGGTGCTCGCCGCCCATCCGGTGGATATTCTGTTCACGGATATCAAGATGCCGTTCATGGACGGGCTGGAGCTGTGCCGGAGCGCCAGGGAGCGATACGCCGGGCTTCGGATCATCATTTACAGCGCCTACGGGGAGTTCGAATATGCCCAGCAGGCGATCCGCTACGGCATTCATTCCTACGTGCTGAAGCCGATCGACGTGCAGGAGTTTACGGCTGTCCTGACGGGCGCAATGGAGCTGTGCCGGCAGGAGAAGGCATTGGAGGCGCAGCAGATTACGCTCAGGGAGGGCTACCATAAAGGGCTCGTCTATGAGAAGGAAAAGCTGCTGCTCGACCTGATCGGCGGCCGGGCGGACGGTGAAGTGCTGGAGGCCTTGTCGCAGGCGGGCGTCGCACTCAGTGGGCGGCTGGTACGGATGATCCTCGTCCACTTCGAGGGCCGTTTTTTTGGCCGCAACGATGCGGCCTTCCAGGAAGACATCCGCGAGACGGTGAGGGAAGACTGGGAGCTCCTCCACTTGAATGAGAGCCAGTGCCTGCTGCTCGTTCTGACCTCCGGGGAGCAGTTGGCCTTGAGCGAGGCGGAGGAGGGGGTCGGGGAGCGGCTGCGGCGCAGGCTGCTTGAGGGGTACGGGCAGCCGTGTACGGTCGTTGTCGGCAGGCCGGAGACGCCCGAAGGTCTCAAGGACGAGTACGAGCGGATGGAGGGGCTGCTAGAGAACCAGTTCTTTTACAAAGAAGGCACCGTGTTCTACACCGATCGGGCACAGGCGGGGCGGCCGCTCCCGGCGGATGCCCTGACGAAGCTGCTTGACCGGCTGTACTGGCATCTGGAGGCGAAGGATGACTACGGGTTCCGCCGCGGCATGGGGCTGTTCTTCGAGACGGTCCGCCGAAGCGGGCAGCACTCGGTGATCTATACGAAGTATCTGTGCATGGAGCTGACCCGGAAGGCGCTGCAGACTGCAGGCAGGGAGGCTGAGCTGGAGTGGTCCCACTATGTCGAGGGGCTCTTCTCCTGCCGCTCCCTGGAGGAGCTGGAATTCAGCGTGCAGAAGGCGCTGGACTTGATCCCTATAGAAGACACCCATGCGGGCGGTGCCGTTCACACGAAGAAGGTCATCAAAGATGTCGTGGGGCTGATTGAGGACAACTACATGCACGATATCTCCCTGAGCTGGATTGCCGAGCAGGTGCACCTCACGCAGACCTACCTCAGCTACCTGTTCAGCCGGGAGAAGGGTCAGCCCTTGATCAAATACATCACGGGGCTGCGCATGCAGAAGGCGGCAGAGCTGCTGCGCGAGACCCATCTGACGGTGGCGCAGATCAGCGAGCGGGCGGGATATACGAGCGATTCGTACTTCGGCAAAATCTTCAAGAACCACTACGGCGTCTCCCCGGCCAAGTACAGGGAGATGAGCTCCTGAGATGGGGATGAACCGGCTCCTCCATTATTTTCAGAACCTGAGGTTCAAACAGAAGCTGTTCAGCTCCTATCTGGTCGTCTGCATCATCCCGCTGATCGTGCTAGGGGCCTTCTCGTACTACCAGGCGAGCCGCTTCCTTCTCCAGCAGGCCGAGCAGAACCTCGACGAATCGATCGGCGGTCTGGCCGAAGGCTTGGACTTCCGGACACGGCAGTTCGAAGCGGTGATCAACTCGGTGACCCAGAATATCGTATTCAAGCAGATCTTCGTCCACCATAACGGGAACATCACGGGACTGTACCGCGATTATGTCGATCCGTTCTTCAGCAACATTCTAGACTTCAACCCGGATCTGCTCCAGATCTCCGTCTTCACGGATAATCCCGATATTCTTCGGGGGAACTACATTCTGCCGTTGGAGCTTATTCACGGGATGCAGTGGTCCCGCAGCCTGAAACAGGACGGTACGCAGTGGATGGGGTATAACGGCAAGGTGTTCGCTACCCGTCTGTTCGCGGACAACGACAGGGGGACGAATACGGCCTCTTCGGCTGTGCTGTTCCTCAGTCTCGACGAGGACAGCCTGTTCCAGGGGCTCCGTGAGATTCAGGCGGATGCCTACCATGTCAGCATCCGGGACGGGGAGGGCCGGACCGTCACCTCCCGGAGCGCCGCCATGCCGGAGGACTTCCAGCCGCCTGCCGTGCTTGCAGCGGACGGGCCTGCCAGCGGCTACCTGACCGTAGGGCAGACGGAGTACCTGTACCTCCGCAAGGAGATCCCGGGCGCCGGCTGGGAGCTGCTCTACTGCACGCCGAAGGATGCCATTGCCGTCGATGCCCGCAGTATCGTCGGGGCCACGGCGCTGATCATTGCGGTATGCCTCCTCATCCTGGTGTTCCTCATCCGGATGTTCTCGAACACCTTCGTGAACCGGATCACGAAGCTGAACACGACGATGATGCTGGTCGAGAACGGGAACCTGAAGGTCGAGGTCTCGAGTCCTTCGCGCGATGAGATCGGGCAGCTCACCAACCGGTTCGGCCGGATGCTGAACAATATCAACACCCTGATCGAAGAAGTGTACCAGAGCAAAATTACGCAGAAGGAAGCCGAGCTGAAGGCGCTGCAGACGCAGATCAATCCCCATTTTCTCTACAACACCCTGTCCATTATCAACTGGAAAGCCCTGCAGGCTGACGCGATGGAGATCAGCGAGATCACGACGAACGTATCGAAGTTCTACCGCACGGTACTCAACAAGGGCCGGAATATCATCCGGGTGCGGCACGAGCTCGAGAACGCCAGGGCCTATATGCAGATCCAGCTCGTCATGCACAGCCACAGCTTCGACTTCCTCTGCGAGGTGGAGGAGCAGGTGCTGGAGTTCGATACGATCAACCTGATCTTCCAGCCCATCCTCGAAAATGCGCTCGAGCACGGTATCGACCGGATCCGCAAAGGGGAGCGCCGGGGCCGGATCGCCATGCACGGGTTCCTGGAGGGGGACCGGGTGACCTTCACCATCGAGGATAACGGGCCGGGCATGGATGCGGAGACGGCACGGGAGGTGCTGATCGCCAGCTCCAAAGGCTACGGCCTCAAGAACGTCAATGACCGCCTGCAGCTCCGCTTCGGCGCAGCCTATGGATTAAGCTTGCAAAGCTTACCGGGGCAGGGGACGAAGGTGACCGTTACCTTTCCCCGGTATATCGAAGGAGTGTCCCTTCCGGAAGAAGGGTAGTCCGAAAGTCCAGTTTACGCGCTTCGGAACTTCTTCCGTTGAGGAGGTACTCCGTATGCTCCCCTTTCACAATAACGACGTCTGTGTTGATCGGATTCCGATCGGCGCAGGCGTCTTTTTGTATGCCGAGTGCCCTAAAAAAGTACCGGAAATCGAAAGAATCTCCGATTTCTGCGTAAGAAAGCGTTTGCTACACTTGCTGTACAAGGAACGGGACGGTACCTTCCGTTCATTCATCCGGGAAGGAGAAGGGTGCATTTGGACAATAAAGGAATTCCCCTCGGGAAGCTGCTCCGAAGGGATAAAGCACTGATTCTGATGTTTTTGCCGATATTCCTGTACTACTTCATCTTCTGCTATCTGCCGATGCCGGGCATTCTCATCGCCTTCAAGAATTACACACCGGGCCAGGGCATCTTCGGCGGGGACTGGGTCGGGTTCAAGTGGCTGCTCCAGTTTGTGAACTCGCGGTACTTCTGGAGGCTGCTGCGCAATACGTTCCTGCTGGCCTTTTATCCGCTGGTGATCGGCTTCGGGGTCCCGATCCTGTTCGCGATCTGCGTGGTCGAGCTGAAGAACGGCCTGTTCAAGCGGTTCGCGCAGACCGTGACGTACCTTCCGCACTTCATCTCGACGGTGGTGATCGCCGGGATGATCATCAACTTCCTGTCGCCGACGGACGGCATCGTCAATACCCTGCTCGCCAGCCTCGGGATGGAGCGGATCAACTTCATGATGGCCCCCGAGTGGTTCCGCACGATCTTCACGGCTTCGGGCATCTGGCAGAGCTTCGGCTTCTCCTCGATCATCTACATTGCGGCGATCATGGGCATCGACCAGGAGATGTACGAATCCGGGCGGATCGACGGCGTGAACAAGTTCCAGGAGGTCTGGCATCTGACGCTGCCCAGCCTGAAGCCGACGATCGTCATTCTGCTGCTGCTGTCCATCGGGAGCATCATGAGCGTGAATTTCGAGAAGGTGTATCTGCTCTACAACGGGGCGACTTACGAGACGGCGGATGTGATCTCGACCTATGTCTACCGGCAGGGCATCGAATCGCAGAATTTCGGTTTTGCTACGGCGGTGGGCTTGTTCAACTCGGTAATATCGTTCGCATTGGTCTTCTTCGCCAACCGGTTGAGCCGGCGGGTGAACGATATGTCGCTGTGGTAGAGGCCAAGCGAAGGGAGGTAGTAAGGCGGTTATGCAAAAATCACGGATCGATCAAAGCTTCTACGTATTGGTGTATGCGCTCACACTTCTGGCGGTCGTCATCACCTTGTATCCGTTCCTGTACGTGGTCAGTGTCTCGCTGAGCTCGGTGGAGGCGATCGACAAGAAGCTCGTCACGCTATTTCCGGTCGACTTCAGCCTGAGCGGCTACCGGATGGTGCTGCAGTATCCGGATTTGTGGAGGGCCTACTACAACACGATCTGGTATACGGTGGTGGGTACGGTGTTCAACATTGTAGCGACGTGCCTGGCTGCGTATCCGCTCTCCAGGAAACGGTTTTTCCTGAGGCGCAAGCTCAATTTCTATATCGCGTTCACGATGTACTTCTCGGGCGGGCTCATCCCGCTCTACATGGTGATCACCGAGCTTGGGTTGTACAACACGCGGTGGGCGATGGTGCTGCCGGTGCTGGTGAGCACGTTCAACGTCATGATCCTGCGCTCGGCCTTCGAGAATATTCCGAATGAGATCTTCGAAAGCGCCAGCATGGACGGGGCCCGGGAATTCACGCTTCTGTTCCGGCTTGCGATTCCCCTGACGAAGCCGACGCTTGCGGTGCTCACGCTGTATTATGCGGTCGCCCACTGGAACGATTTCTTCAACGCGCTGCTGTATCTGGGCAAGCAGGAGCTGCAGCCGCTGCAGATTTTCCTGCGGCGGGTGCTCATCATGGCGTCGCCGGAGGTGCTGCAGAAGATGGGCGGGGAGACGGCGGCCACGTCGCTGGCCGTCTCGACGCTGCAGGTGCGGTATGTGGCGATTGTCGTGAGCATTCTGCCGATCATCACGATTTATCCGTTTATCCAGAAGTATTTTGTAAAGGGGATTACGCTGGGGGCGGTCAAAGGGTAGCTCAATATGTCATTTTGCGCTCCGATGAGCTTCGCTCATAGGTCGCTACCAAAATGACATATTTTCGCCGGCAAGGTAGGGGCAAGGGCAAGAACATCAGAGCAGACAGAACAGCAGAAACCAAAATCAAAAACCAAACGCGCATTTTGCGCTCCGTTGAGCTTCGCTCAAAGGTCGCTCTCAAAATGAGAGGCTTTTTTACAACATCAAAACATCAAGACACCAGAACATCAAGACACCAAAACATCAAAAGACCAAAACCGCAAAACCCAAACAGCAAAAGGCATAACAGCAATACATAAAACCCAGGGAGGCAAAGACGATGAACCAAAAGAGTAAAGCAAAAAGCATGGCCAAACCGGCGGTGATGGCAGGCTTGGC containing:
- a CDS encoding erythromycin esterase family protein, producing the protein MKKKMVIAIAASMITLTSFTGSTNAASKAEATVTAPYNTNQTAEQIKWLEEHAVPLKTTDPTASLHDLSPLKDMVGSAAIVGIGEAMHGAHEVFTMKHRIVNYLVLGMGFNALVLEEGWDRALGLDRYVLTGKGDPSQYLSPVFNTKEIIDLLQWIRQYNADPKHKSKIRIIGMDIQTVNENVYNNIIEYVKKHNPKLVTRFEKKMEGLIPVTKDIDTFGGLTKENKEQYVSDAKQISTLLEQNKSKLNGKSQEFAWIKQNARIIEQFTTMAASYPDNPKDFYLKHDISMYENAKWTEEHVGKTMVWGHNGHVSKTNMIPFVYPKVAGQHLAEHYGKRYVSIGTSVYEGRYNVYNSNHEFGPYGTLKLDDPNSYNYSFGQVNYDQFFVDLRKASGVTKTWLNEQHPIFAGITTVGPDIPTTVDVSLGKTFDIMVQIQKVNPSQLNQ
- a CDS encoding sensor domain-containing protein encodes the protein MKSGFIQNGYFLLFTFVTGFFYFCFYMVALSFSLSLSFTVIGIPLVTRVLRTTTTFIQFERTQTKLYTDITTEPYESKVTTGASVWAQSKLELTDRRNWYAVFWLMRKFLIGLVSLVCAAVIYVTPLACLLAPVLYRHVKMNFIFMEVDTFAESLLFMAVGVVLAAISSKLADGLAKKIGGYTRSMIRELNR
- a CDS encoding spore germination protein; the encoded protein is MPSIVGNVKVDSVGPSSTVHIGDAVCIILSSASKNYGGANSFSPGDSYGSVSNNQNNRVVTYDPDVVDNSG
- a CDS encoding amino acid permease, translating into MVATNGELQKKLLPRHISMMAMGGAIGTGIFKGSAETVSLAGPGVVLAYVFAGLLLLVVMGAIAEMAIVYPNTNIKGFVLKAFGSRASFVIGWLYCLLWLAVCVIEVVVAGSFLQYWLPQIPIWLLSLGCTAFLIGVNLMNVKHYGEFEFWFAGLKIAMIIVFIVLGGCILFGVIPSGQTDYWSNFTEHGGFFPNGVASIFSALLIVMFSFGGSELIGVSVTEAKDAERVLPKVIKNFVWRIILFYTLPILVICGLIPWNELSDQSSPFVQVLSISGLQGSAHVMNFILIIAVLSAANSGIYGCTRMLHSLAAEGEAPRAFAKVSDKGVPVYSLALTAAALVSGSMIAYVAQDQVFGLLMAFPGFVVSLVWIAICLAQLKLRRSYPTNPSFKIWAFPYITLFTTAALGIIALLFVLDEGNRISITASLVVLAALTVISIFKFKRT
- a CDS encoding response regulator transcription factor, whose translation is MLQILIVDDEAIERDGIKFLIRKFGLELAVLEAENGEEALEVLAAHPVDILFTDIKMPFMDGLELCRSARERYAGLRIIIYSAYGEFEYAQQAIRYGIHSYVLKPIDVQEFTAVLTGAMELCRQEKALEAQQITLREGYHKGLVYEKEKLLLDLIGGRADGEVLEALSQAGVALSGRLVRMILVHFEGRFFGRNDAAFQEDIRETVREDWELLHLNESQCLLLVLTSGEQLALSEAEEGVGERLRRRLLEGYGQPCTVVVGRPETPEGLKDEYERMEGLLENQFFYKEGTVFYTDRAQAGRPLPADALTKLLDRLYWHLEAKDDYGFRRGMGLFFETVRRSGQHSVIYTKYLCMELTRKALQTAGREAELEWSHYVEGLFSCRSLEELEFSVQKALDLIPIEDTHAGGAVHTKKVIKDVVGLIEDNYMHDISLSWIAEQVHLTQTYLSYLFSREKGQPLIKYITGLRMQKAAELLRETHLTVAQISERAGYTSDSYFGKIFKNHYGVSPAKYREMSS
- a CDS encoding sensor histidine kinase, whose protein sequence is MGMNRLLHYFQNLRFKQKLFSSYLVVCIIPLIVLGAFSYYQASRFLLQQAEQNLDESIGGLAEGLDFRTRQFEAVINSVTQNIVFKQIFVHHNGNITGLYRDYVDPFFSNILDFNPDLLQISVFTDNPDILRGNYILPLELIHGMQWSRSLKQDGTQWMGYNGKVFATRLFADNDRGTNTASSAVLFLSLDEDSLFQGLREIQADAYHVSIRDGEGRTVTSRSAAMPEDFQPPAVLAADGPASGYLTVGQTEYLYLRKEIPGAGWELLYCTPKDAIAVDARSIVGATALIIAVCLLILVFLIRMFSNTFVNRITKLNTTMMLVENGNLKVEVSSPSRDEIGQLTNRFGRMLNNINTLIEEVYQSKITQKEAELKALQTQINPHFLYNTLSIINWKALQADAMEISEITTNVSKFYRTVLNKGRNIIRVRHELENARAYMQIQLVMHSHSFDFLCEVEEQVLEFDTINLIFQPILENALEHGIDRIRKGERRGRIAMHGFLEGDRVTFTIEDNGPGMDAETAREVLIASSKGYGLKNVNDRLQLRFGAAYGLSLQSLPGQGTKVTVTFPRYIEGVSLPEEG
- a CDS encoding ABC transporter permease, which produces MDNKGIPLGKLLRRDKALILMFLPIFLYYFIFCYLPMPGILIAFKNYTPGQGIFGGDWVGFKWLLQFVNSRYFWRLLRNTFLLAFYPLVIGFGVPILFAICVVELKNGLFKRFAQTVTYLPHFISTVVIAGMIINFLSPTDGIVNTLLASLGMERINFMMAPEWFRTIFTASGIWQSFGFSSIIYIAAIMGIDQEMYESGRIDGVNKFQEVWHLTLPSLKPTIVILLLLSIGSIMSVNFEKVYLLYNGATYETADVISTYVYRQGIESQNFGFATAVGLFNSVISFALVFFANRLSRRVNDMSLW
- a CDS encoding carbohydrate ABC transporter permease — protein: MQKSRIDQSFYVLVYALTLLAVVITLYPFLYVVSVSLSSVEAIDKKLVTLFPVDFSLSGYRMVLQYPDLWRAYYNTIWYTVVGTVFNIVATCLAAYPLSRKRFFLRRKLNFYIAFTMYFSGGLIPLYMVITELGLYNTRWAMVLPVLVSTFNVMILRSAFENIPNEIFESASMDGAREFTLLFRLAIPLTKPTLAVLTLYYAVAHWNDFFNALLYLGKQELQPLQIFLRRVLIMASPEVLQKMGGETAATSLAVSTLQVRYVAIVVSILPIITIYPFIQKYFVKGITLGAVKG